A genomic segment from Echeneis naucrates chromosome 20, fEcheNa1.1, whole genome shotgun sequence encodes:
- the ralyl gene encoding RNA-binding Raly-like protein isoform X2: MTMYKGKRRNHRYINMAGEPKPYRPKAGSKRPLSAVYSGYEFDYEYYRDDFYSRLFDYHGRVAPPPRAVIPLKRSRVLAPSSRRGKTSFPIKTSSSSSSSSSRPPTSSSSGLKPVKTDQLQTIKRELTQIKMKIDSLLGRLEKIEKQQRAESEAQRKYDDNCDSLHEESVSETAENSGEEAGEGALDVEAGEMTDGGEDDYDEEGSHHLVRETVDGADGEGESRAFWELSSGQTVFAL, translated from the exons ATGACCATGTACAAGGGGAAGCGTCGCAACCACCGAT acaTTAACATGGCAGGCGAGCCCAAACCATACAGGCCCAAAGCCGGCTCCAAACGGCCGCTCTCGGCCGTTTACAG TGGTTATGAATTTGATTACGAGTACTACAGGGATGATTTCTACAGCAG gCTTTTTGACTACCATGGCAGAGTGGCCCCCCCACCAAGAGCCGTGATCCCCCTCAAACGCTCCAGGGTGCTCGCTCCCTCCTCCCGCCGTGGGAAGACGTCCTTCcccatcaaaacatcctcctcctcctcctcttcatcctccagaCCTCCCACATCATCCTCCTCCGGGCTCAAAC CAGTGAAGACGGACCAGCTTCAGACTATCAAACGGGAGCTGACTCAGATCAAGATGAAGATTGACTCTTTGCTGGGACGCCTGGAGAAGAttgagaagcagcagagagccGAATCTG AGGCCCAGAGAAAGTATGACGACAACTGCGACTCCCTCCACGAGGAGTCTGTTTCCGAAACGGCAGAAAACTCCGGGGAGGAGGCCGGCGAGGGGGCGCTGGATGTGGAGGCAGGAGAGATGACCGATGGAGGTGAGGACGACTACGACGAGGAGGGCAGCCACCATCTGGTAAGAGAAACGGTTGACGGGGCTGAcggggagggagagagcagggCATTCTGGGAGCTCTCAAGTGGGCAGACGGTCTTTGCTTTGTGA